Proteins encoded by one window of Yersinia massiliensis:
- a CDS encoding sugar phosphatase, with amino-acid sequence MECKGFLFDLDGTLVDSLPVVERAWIGWANKRGINPSEVLDFIHGKQAITSLRHFMPGASESEIEAEFLALEHVEANDTDGIRDLPGAVALLERLNNLSIPWAIVTSGSVPVASARRAAGHLPEPKVFVTAELVKHGKPKPDAYLLGAERLGLAPEDCIVVEDAPAGILSGLAAGCKVIAVNAPADTPKLDQVDLVLSSLEHITVEKTANGAVVRFIG; translated from the coding sequence GTGGAGTGTAAAGGTTTTCTTTTTGATTTGGATGGGACGCTGGTCGATTCATTACCTGTTGTTGAGCGAGCTTGGATTGGTTGGGCAAACAAACGCGGTATCAATCCATCGGAAGTACTGGATTTCATCCATGGAAAACAAGCCATTACCTCTCTTCGCCATTTCATGCCGGGCGCTAGCGAGTCAGAAATTGAAGCAGAATTTCTCGCATTAGAACACGTTGAAGCGAATGACACCGACGGTATAAGAGATTTGCCGGGGGCGGTTGCGCTGTTGGAACGGCTGAACAATTTGTCTATTCCTTGGGCGATTGTGACTTCGGGTTCTGTGCCTGTTGCCTCAGCGCGCCGTGCTGCGGGTCATTTGCCAGAGCCTAAAGTTTTTGTCACGGCTGAACTGGTCAAGCATGGGAAACCTAAGCCTGATGCTTATTTGCTAGGAGCTGAGCGTTTAGGGTTGGCACCAGAGGATTGCATCGTGGTGGAAGATGCTCCAGCTGGGATTCTGTCTGGGTTGGCAGCAGGCTGTAAAGTGATTGCCGTGAATGCGCCAGCAGATACACCAAAACTTGATCAAGTTGATTTGGTTCTCAGTTCACTTGAGCACATTACTGTTGAAAAGACAGCGAATGGTGCGGTAGTTCGCTTTATTGGCTAA
- a CDS encoding YfbU family protein: MDMTNAQRLILSNQYKMMTMLDPENAERYRRQQTIVERGFGLQMRELDRDFGEMSEETCRTIINIMEMHHALQVSWGNLKDKQDLDERRIAFLGFDAATESRYLSYVRFMVNTEGRYTHFDSGTHGFNSQTPMWDKYQRMLVIWQSCPRQYHLSAVEISQIINA; the protein is encoded by the coding sequence ATGGATATGACTAACGCCCAACGTTTGATTCTCTCGAATCAGTACAAGATGATGACCATGCTGGACCCAGAAAACGCTGAGCGCTATCGCCGCCAACAGACTATCGTCGAGCGCGGCTTTGGTTTGCAGATGCGTGAACTGGACCGCGATTTTGGTGAGATGAGCGAAGAAACTTGCCGTACCATCATTAATATCATGGAGATGCATCACGCGCTGCAAGTCTCTTGGGGGAACCTGAAAGACAAACAAGATTTAGATGAGCGCCGGATTGCATTCCTCGGTTTTGATGCCGCGACAGAATCTCGCTATCTGAGTTATGTGCGTTTTATGGTGAATACCGAAGGGCGCTATACCCATTTTGACTCTGGTACACATGGCTTTAATTCCCAAACGCCAATGTGGGATAAATACCAACGCATGTTGGTTATTTGGCAATCGTGCCCGCGCCAATACCATCTGAGTGCGGTTGAGATTTCGCAAATTATCAATGCCTGA
- the yfbV gene encoding terminus macrodomain insulation protein YfbV codes for MTTKPSDTHGWFQVLQRGQHYMKTWPADKRLAPVFPENRVATATRFGIRFMPPLAIFTLTWQIALGGQLGPAIATALFACGLPLQGLWWLGKRAITPLPPTLLQWFHEVRNKLAEAGQAVAPVEQTPTYQSLADLLKRAFKQLDKTFLDDL; via the coding sequence ATGACAACAAAACCTTCTGATACCCACGGTTGGTTTCAGGTACTCCAGCGCGGTCAGCACTATATGAAGACTTGGCCTGCTGACAAACGCCTGGCCCCAGTATTCCCAGAAAATCGCGTGGCAACCGCGACACGTTTCGGCATTCGCTTTATGCCGCCGCTGGCCATCTTTACGTTGACATGGCAGATAGCGCTCGGTGGGCAATTGGGCCCCGCCATTGCCACAGCACTGTTCGCCTGTGGTTTACCCCTGCAGGGATTATGGTGGTTAGGTAAACGTGCGATTACGCCGTTGCCGCCGACTTTATTGCAATGGTTCCATGAAGTGCGTAACAAGTTAGCTGAAGCAGGGCAGGCTGTTGCCCCTGTTGAACAAACCCCGACTTATCAATCGTTGGCGGATTTGCTGAAACGTGCATTCAAACAGTTGGATAAAACGTTTCTTGATGATCTTTAG
- the ackA gene encoding acetate kinase: MSSKLVLVLNCGSSSLKFAIIDATNGEEHLSGLAECFHLPEARIKWKIDGGKQEAALGAGAAHSEALNFIVNTILAQKPELSAQLTAIGHRIVHGGEKFTASAIVTDEVIQGIKDSIPFAPLHNPAHLIGIAEALKSFPNLADKNVAVFDTAFHQTMPEESYLYALPYSLYKDHGIRRYGAHGTSHFYVSQEAAKTLNKPMDELNVITCHLGNGGSVTAVRNGKCVDTSMGLTPLEGLVMGTRSGDIDPAIIFHLHDSMGMSVDQINKLLTKESGLLGLTEVTSDCRYVEDNYETKADARRAMDVFCHRLAKYIGAYTALMDGRLDAVIFTGGIGENAAMVRELTLDKLGLLGFEIDHERNLAARFGKSGTITKDGSRLALVIPTNEELVIAQDAARLTA, from the coding sequence ATGTCGAGTAAGCTAGTACTGGTTCTTAACTGCGGTAGCTCTTCCTTAAAATTTGCTATCATCGACGCGACCAACGGTGAAGAACACCTCTCTGGTTTAGCCGAATGCTTCCATCTGCCTGAAGCCCGCATCAAATGGAAAATTGATGGTGGCAAACAGGAAGCAGCATTGGGTGCTGGTGCAGCACACAGCGAAGCACTGAATTTCATTGTTAATACTATTCTGGCACAAAAACCAGAGCTTTCTGCTCAACTGACTGCAATCGGTCACCGTATTGTACATGGCGGCGAGAAATTCACTGCATCAGCTATCGTTACCGACGAAGTTATTCAGGGTATCAAAGATTCCATCCCGTTTGCACCACTGCATAACCCTGCTCACCTGATCGGTATCGCTGAAGCATTGAAATCCTTCCCGAATCTGGCGGATAAAAATGTGGCCGTTTTCGACACTGCTTTCCATCAGACAATGCCGGAAGAATCTTATCTCTACGCCCTGCCGTACAGCTTATATAAAGATCACGGTATCCGTCGTTATGGCGCACACGGCACCAGCCACTTCTATGTGAGCCAAGAAGCCGCTAAAACCCTGAACAAACCAATGGATGAACTGAACGTTATCACCTGCCATTTGGGCAACGGTGGTTCAGTCACTGCGGTACGTAACGGCAAATGTGTTGATACCTCTATGGGTCTGACGCCGCTGGAAGGTCTGGTAATGGGTACCCGTAGTGGTGATATCGACCCAGCTATCATCTTCCATCTGCATGATTCAATGGGGATGAGCGTTGATCAAATCAACAAGCTGCTGACCAAAGAATCAGGTCTGCTGGGCTTGACTGAAGTCACCAGTGACTGCCGTTATGTCGAAGATAACTACGAAACCAAAGCCGATGCACGCCGTGCCATGGATGTCTTCTGCCACCGTTTGGCAAAATACATCGGTGCTTATACTGCATTGATGGATGGCCGTCTGGATGCCGTTATCTTCACCGGTGGTATCGGTGAGAACGCTGCAATGGTACGTGAACTGACGTTGGACAAACTGGGCCTGTTGGGCTTTGAAATTGACCACGAACGTAACTTGGCAGCGCGCTTTGGTAAATCAGGCACCATCACTAAAGATGGCAGCCGTCTGGCGTTAGTGATCCCAACGAACGAAGAGTTGGTTATCGCACAAGACGCAGCGCGTCTAACTGCGTAA
- the pta gene encoding phosphate acetyltransferase — protein MLIPTGTSVGLTSVSLGVIRSMEQKGVRLSVFKPIAQPRAGGDAPDQTTTIIRANSSITAAEPLNMGYVETLLSSNQQDVLMEEIVARYHENTKDAEVVLVEGLVPTRKHQFANALNYEIAKTLNAEIVFVIALGNDSPDQLKERIELARSSFGGSKNKNITGVIINKLNAPVDDQGRTRPDLSEIFDDSTKASVANIDPKQLFANSPLPVLGCVPWSFELIATRAIDMAKHLNARIINEGDINTRRVKSVTFCARSIPHMLEHFRPGSLLVTSADRPDVLVSACLAAMNGVEIGAILLTGGYDIDDRINSLCARAFQTGLPVFMVDTNTWQTSLSLQSFNLEVPADDHERVEKLQNYVASHISSEWIDSLSATSERSRRLSPPAFRYELTELARKAGKRIVLPEGDEPRTVKAASICAERGIATCVLLGNPEEIQRVAAAQGVELGAGVEIIDPVAVREQYVPRLVELRKSKGMTEVVAREQLEDNVVLGTLMLEKGEVDGLVSGAVHTTANTIRPPLQLIKTAPGSSLVSSVFFMLLPDQVLVYGDCAINPDPTAEQLSEIAIQSADSAAAFGIEPRVAMISYSTGNSGAGSDVEKVREATRLAQEKRPDLIIDGPLQYDAAIMADVAQSKAPNSPVAGKATVFIFPDLNTGNTTYKAVQRSADLISIGPMLQGMRKPVNDLSRGALVDDIVYTVALTAIQSAQADAS, from the coding sequence ATGTTGATCCCTACCGGCACCAGCGTTGGTTTAACTAGCGTCAGCTTGGGTGTCATCCGCTCCATGGAACAAAAAGGTGTACGCCTAAGCGTATTTAAGCCAATCGCACAGCCACGTGCTGGCGGCGATGCACCTGACCAAACCACCACCATTATCCGCGCAAACTCCAGCATCACAGCTGCTGAGCCACTGAACATGGGTTACGTGGAAACCTTGCTGAGTTCTAACCAGCAAGACGTGTTGATGGAAGAAATCGTTGCTCGCTATCACGAAAACACCAAAGACGCTGAAGTGGTGCTGGTTGAAGGTTTAGTCCCAACGCGCAAACATCAGTTTGCCAATGCGCTGAACTATGAAATCGCTAAAACCCTGAACGCAGAAATCGTGTTTGTGATTGCATTGGGTAATGATTCACCTGACCAACTGAAAGAGCGTATCGAACTGGCTCGCTCTAGCTTCGGTGGCAGCAAAAACAAAAACATCACCGGCGTTATCATTAACAAGCTGAACGCGCCAGTTGATGATCAAGGCCGTACCCGCCCTGACCTGTCTGAAATCTTTGATGATTCCACCAAGGCCAGCGTGGCGAATATCGATCCGAAACAGCTGTTTGCCAATAGTCCGCTGCCTGTTCTAGGTTGTGTGCCATGGAGCTTCGAGCTGATTGCAACTCGTGCTATCGATATGGCGAAGCACTTGAATGCTCGCATTATTAACGAAGGTGATATCAACACTCGCCGCGTGAAATCTGTGACATTCTGCGCCCGCAGTATCCCACATATGCTGGAACACTTCCGTCCAGGCTCTCTGTTGGTGACTTCAGCAGACCGCCCTGACGTATTGGTTTCTGCCTGTTTGGCCGCCATGAATGGCGTTGAGATTGGTGCCATCCTGCTGACTGGCGGTTATGACATTGATGACCGTATCAACAGCCTGTGTGCTCGTGCCTTCCAAACTGGCCTGCCCGTCTTTATGGTTGATACCAACACTTGGCAGACTTCCCTGAGCTTGCAAAGCTTCAATCTGGAAGTCCCAGCCGATGACCATGAGCGTGTTGAGAAGCTGCAAAACTACGTTGCTAGCCATATCAGCAGCGAGTGGATTGACTCTCTGAGTGCCACATCTGAGCGTTCACGTCGCCTGTCTCCACCAGCATTCCGTTATGAGCTGACCGAGTTAGCACGTAAAGCCGGTAAGCGCATTGTCCTGCCAGAAGGTGACGAGCCACGTACTGTTAAAGCAGCGTCTATCTGCGCTGAACGCGGTATTGCGACTTGTGTGCTGTTGGGTAACCCAGAAGAGATCCAACGTGTGGCTGCTGCTCAAGGTGTTGAGTTAGGCGCAGGCGTTGAAATCATCGATCCGGTTGCTGTGCGTGAACAATATGTTCCACGTTTGGTTGAGCTGCGTAAGAGCAAAGGCATGACCGAAGTGGTGGCGCGCGAACAGCTGGAAGATAACGTGGTTCTCGGTACTTTGATGCTGGAGAAAGGCGAAGTTGACGGCCTGGTTTCCGGTGCCGTTCATACCACCGCAAACACGATCCGCCCACCGTTACAGTTGATCAAAACCGCACCGGGCAGTTCATTGGTGTCGTCTGTGTTCTTCATGCTGCTGCCTGACCAAGTGCTGGTTTACGGTGACTGCGCGATCAACCCAGACCCAACGGCCGAGCAACTGTCTGAGATTGCGATTCAGTCCGCTGATTCTGCAGCAGCATTCGGTATTGAGCCGCGTGTAGCAATGATCTCTTACTCGACCGGTAATTCCGGCGCGGGTAGCGATGTTGAGAAAGTGCGTGAAGCGACTCGTCTGGCACAGGAAAAACGCCCAGATCTTATCATCGATGGTCCGTTGCAGTATGACGCGGCAATCATGGCAGATGTGGCTCAATCCAAAGCGCCAAACTCACCAGTGGCAGGTAAAGCGACTGTGTTCATCTTCCCTGACTTGAACACCGGTAACACCACCTATAAAGCGGTACAACGTTCTGCTGACCTGATTTCTATCGGGCCAATGCTGCAAGGCATGCGTAAGCCAGTTAACGACTTGTCCCGTGGCGCATTGGTTGACGATATCGTCTATACCGTGGCACTGACAGCGATTCAATCAGCTCAGGCTGACGCTTCTTAA
- a CDS encoding LacI family DNA-binding transcriptional regulator, with product MEKPRKRRNTGRVTLQEVANYAGVGSMTVSRALRTPEQVSDKLREKIEQAVEALGYIPNRAAGALASGHSDTVAVLIPSLTDKASSRFMQSLQQILNKNEFQLLLGCHEYNQNKETEILMTLLQSNPAAVVIFGSQLADKTYQLLERANIPTVNVVGSYFKGAKITLEAAFLESAYELSRHLLAQGYQHIGFIGAHMDNRLQRQQLNGWHKAMLEHYKNADQTVTTPEAASLQFGRYALTEMLLRQPELDAVICSHEDVALGVLFECQRRLLKIPTGIAVACLDGSDSCDQTHPTLTSMRIDYKKMGKEAGKMLIDLLDNDDDSDADEPVSLSFSYKFELRQST from the coding sequence ATGGAAAAACCGCGTAAGCGCCGTAATACTGGGCGGGTCACACTACAGGAAGTCGCGAATTACGCCGGAGTAGGGTCGATGACTGTTTCCAGAGCGCTACGCACGCCGGAGCAGGTTTCAGACAAATTACGTGAGAAAATTGAGCAGGCGGTTGAGGCGCTGGGTTATATCCCTAACCGTGCTGCCGGTGCTTTGGCGTCAGGGCACAGTGATACCGTTGCCGTTTTAATCCCTTCGTTAACCGATAAAGCCAGCTCTCGCTTTATGCAGTCGTTACAACAGATTCTAAATAAAAATGAGTTTCAGCTTCTGTTGGGATGCCATGAATATAATCAGAACAAAGAAACCGAAATATTGATGACGTTGCTGCAAAGTAACCCCGCGGCAGTGGTGATATTTGGCTCTCAGCTGGCAGATAAAACCTATCAACTCCTCGAACGGGCGAATATCCCAACGGTCAACGTCGTGGGTTCTTATTTCAAGGGGGCCAAGATTACGTTGGAGGCCGCTTTTCTTGAGTCTGCCTATGAGTTAAGTCGCCACTTGTTGGCGCAAGGTTATCAGCATATCGGTTTTATCGGCGCGCATATGGATAACCGCCTGCAACGTCAGCAGCTCAATGGTTGGCATAAGGCGATGCTGGAACATTATAAGAATGCGGATCAAACCGTCACCACACCTGAGGCCGCCAGCTTACAGTTTGGCCGTTATGCGCTGACGGAGATGCTACTGCGCCAACCTGAATTGGATGCAGTGATCTGTAGCCATGAAGATGTCGCGCTGGGTGTGCTGTTTGAGTGCCAACGGCGGCTCTTAAAGATCCCCACGGGTATTGCGGTAGCCTGTTTGGACGGTTCAGACAGTTGTGATCAAACTCACCCGACACTGACTTCGATGCGTATTGATTATAAAAAGATGGGCAAAGAAGCGGGCAAAATGCTGATTGATTTGCTGGATAATGATGACGATAGCGACGCGGATGAACCGGTAAGCCTGAGTTTTAGCTATAAATTCGAATTGCGGCAAAGTACTTGA
- a CDS encoding PTS sugar transporter subunit IIA, whose amino-acid sequence MLKTLLTPDVIQVVSQAKDWRDAIAISCQPLIDNGSIEARYVEAIYRSHEAIGPYYVVGPGIAMPHARPEEGANKLSLALTVITEGVTFNAEGNDPVKLLIVLAATDSTSHIEAISQLAELFDNDNDVQALLNAKTQQDILSVIARY is encoded by the coding sequence ATGTTAAAAACACTGTTAACGCCAGACGTCATTCAAGTGGTCAGCCAAGCAAAAGATTGGCGTGATGCCATTGCGATCTCATGTCAGCCACTCATTGATAATGGCTCAATTGAAGCTCGGTATGTCGAGGCGATTTATCGCTCCCATGAAGCCATCGGTCCTTATTATGTGGTCGGCCCAGGTATTGCCATGCCACATGCCCGACCTGAAGAAGGGGCGAATAAGCTCTCTCTGGCATTAACCGTCATTACTGAGGGTGTCACGTTTAATGCTGAAGGTAACGATCCAGTAAAACTACTCATAGTGTTAGCAGCGACAGACAGTACTAGCCACATCGAGGCTATTTCTCAACTCGCTGAGTTGTTCGATAACGATAACGATGTACAAGCCTTACTCAATGCCAAAACGCAGCAGGATATTTTGTCCGTCATTGCACGTTACTAA
- a CDS encoding PTS sugar transporter subunit IIB translates to MKITVVCGNGLGTSLMMEMSIKSILKDLGVSAEVDHVDLGSAKGTPSDIYVGTKDIAEQLVAQSVGGKIVALENMIDKKAMKERLSVALTELGAL, encoded by the coding sequence ATGAAAATCACAGTGGTTTGCGGTAACGGTTTAGGCACCAGCTTGATGATGGAAATGAGCATCAAAAGCATCCTGAAAGATCTCGGCGTCAGCGCGGAAGTGGATCATGTCGATCTGGGTTCAGCCAAAGGGACACCAAGTGATATTTACGTCGGCACCAAAGACATCGCCGAGCAATTGGTTGCTCAGTCAGTGGGCGGCAAAATTGTTGCACTTGAAAACATGATCGATAAAAAAGCCATGAAAGAACGTTTGTCTGTGGCATTAACCGAATTAGGCGCGCTGTAA
- a CDS encoding PTS ascorbate transporter subunit IIC, with product MDFFRFLMSDVLSEPAVLVGLIALIGLIAQKKPVTECIKGTVKTIMGFVILGAGAGLVVSSLGDFANIFQHAFGIQGVVPNNEAIVSVAQKSFGKEMAMIMFFAMVINILIARFTPWKFIFLTGHHTLFMSMMVAVILATAGISGVTLIVIGSLVVGVAMVFFPAIAHPYMKKVTGSDDVAIGHFSTLSYVLAGFIGSKFGNKEHSTEDMNVPKSLLFLRDTPVAISFTMCIIFIVTCLFAGPEVVKSLSGGKNWFMFSLMQSITFAAGVYIILQGVRMVIAEIVPAFKGISDKLVPNAKPALDCPVVFPYAPNAVLVGFLSSFAAGLIGMFALYLMNMTVIIPGVVPHFFVGAAAGVFGNATGGRRGAILGAFAQGLLITFLPVFLLPVLGDIGFANTTFSDADFGALGILLGIIVR from the coding sequence ATGGATTTCTTTCGCTTTTTAATGAGTGATGTTCTTTCCGAACCCGCAGTACTGGTCGGTCTGATCGCTTTAATCGGCCTAATCGCCCAGAAAAAACCAGTGACCGAGTGTATTAAAGGCACCGTTAAAACCATCATGGGTTTTGTCATTTTGGGTGCTGGTGCAGGTCTGGTGGTTTCTTCTCTGGGTGATTTTGCCAATATCTTCCAGCATGCTTTCGGGATTCAAGGTGTAGTGCCGAATAACGAAGCGATTGTCTCTGTGGCGCAGAAGAGTTTCGGTAAAGAAATGGCGATGATTATGTTCTTCGCTATGGTGATCAACATTCTGATTGCCCGCTTTACGCCATGGAAATTTATCTTCCTGACTGGTCACCACACGCTGTTTATGTCGATGATGGTTGCTGTGATTCTGGCTACCGCTGGCATCAGTGGTGTGACACTGATTGTGATTGGTTCGCTGGTGGTTGGGGTTGCGATGGTGTTCTTCCCTGCCATTGCCCACCCATACATGAAAAAGGTCACCGGTTCTGATGATGTGGCGATTGGCCATTTCTCTACCCTGTCCTATGTGTTAGCCGGCTTTATCGGCAGCAAGTTTGGTAATAAAGAACATTCAACCGAAGACATGAATGTGCCGAAAAGCCTGTTGTTCTTGCGTGATACACCGGTCGCTATCTCCTTTACCATGTGTATCATTTTCATCGTGACCTGCCTGTTTGCAGGGCCGGAAGTGGTGAAAAGCCTGAGCGGCGGCAAAAACTGGTTTATGTTCTCACTGATGCAATCCATTACCTTTGCTGCGGGTGTATACATCATCCTGCAAGGTGTGCGAATGGTGATTGCTGAGATTGTTCCCGCGTTTAAAGGGATTTCCGACAAGTTAGTCCCTAACGCGAAACCGGCGCTAGATTGCCCAGTTGTCTTCCCATACGCACCCAATGCCGTATTGGTTGGTTTCTTGAGCAGCTTTGCCGCAGGTCTGATCGGGATGTTCGCGCTGTATTTGATGAATATGACCGTGATTATCCCAGGCGTTGTCCCTCACTTCTTCGTCGGCGCAGCCGCAGGGGTGTTTGGTAATGCCACCGGTGGACGCCGTGGTGCGATTCTCGGTGCATTCGCTCAAGGCTTGCTGATCACCTTCCTGCCAGTATTCCTGCTGCCAGTGCTGGGCGATATCGGTTTTGCCAATACCACATTCAGCGACGCTGACTTTGGTGCTCTGGGTATCTTGCTGGGTATTATTGTTAGGTAA
- the modC gene encoding molybdenum ABC transporter ATP-binding protein ModC: MLKLDFTQQLGDLHLQVTTDLPAQGITAIFGLSGAGKTSLINVIGGLTRPQQGKVILNDRVLVDVDKQIYLPPEKRRVGYVFQDARLFPHYRVRGNLQYGMAASMRGQFDTIVGLLGIEPLLGRFPLTLSGGEKQRVAIGRALLTAPELLLMDEPLASLDLPRKRELLPYLERLAQDVNTPILYVSHSMDEILQLADQVVVMDAGKVRAVGGLEEVWASSALRPWLQREEPSSILRVSVIGHHDRYAMTALALADQRLWVGKLDAREGDSMRIRINAADVSLVLQPAQNSSIRNILPVKIAECLEVDGQVDVKLAIGDQWLWARITPWARDELGLKPGQWVYAQIKSVSFNRKN; encoded by the coding sequence ATGCTAAAGCTTGATTTTACTCAGCAGCTAGGTGATTTACATTTACAGGTGACCACTGATCTACCGGCGCAAGGTATCACCGCAATTTTTGGCTTATCCGGTGCGGGTAAGACATCGCTGATTAATGTGATTGGCGGTCTAACGCGTCCGCAGCAAGGCAAAGTCATACTCAATGATCGGGTGCTGGTGGATGTTGATAAGCAAATCTACCTGCCACCGGAAAAGCGCCGCGTCGGGTATGTTTTTCAAGATGCGCGACTGTTTCCTCATTATCGGGTGCGCGGCAACTTACAATATGGCATGGCGGCTTCCATGCGTGGACAGTTTGATACCATCGTCGGTTTACTGGGTATCGAACCGCTGTTAGGGCGCTTTCCGCTCACGCTGTCTGGCGGCGAAAAACAGCGGGTTGCCATTGGTCGAGCACTGTTAACGGCACCCGAATTGTTATTGATGGATGAGCCGCTTGCCTCGCTGGATTTGCCACGCAAGCGCGAATTGTTACCCTATCTGGAACGGTTGGCACAAGACGTGAACACCCCGATTTTATATGTCAGCCATAGTATGGATGAGATCCTTCAGTTGGCTGATCAAGTGGTGGTGATGGATGCAGGCAAAGTGCGTGCTGTTGGCGGCTTGGAAGAGGTATGGGCCAGTAGTGCGCTACGACCTTGGTTGCAGCGTGAGGAGCCGAGTAGCATCTTACGGGTCAGCGTGATTGGTCATCATGATCGCTATGCCATGACCGCATTGGCATTAGCTGATCAACGTTTGTGGGTAGGCAAGCTGGATGCGCGAGAGGGTGACTCAATGCGTATTCGCATCAACGCTGCGGATGTTTCGTTGGTTTTACAGCCGGCTCAAAACAGCAGTATCCGTAATATTTTGCCCGTAAAAATTGCCGAATGCCTCGAGGTTGATGGGCAGGTTGATGTCAAACTTGCGATTGGCGATCAATGGCTATGGGCGAGAATTACCCCTTGGGCGCGTGATGAGTTGGGGTTGAAACCGGGTCAGTGGGTGTATGCGCAGATAAAAAGTGTGTCGTTTAACCGCAAAAATTGA
- the modB gene encoding molybdate ABC transporter permease subunit has protein sequence MILSEYEWQAIILSLKVSGVAVACSLPLGILMAWVLVRCRFPGKSLLDSVIHLPLVLPPVVIGYLLLISMGRRGFIGEWLYSWFGINFSFSWRGAALASAVVAFPLMVRAIRLALEAVDTRLELAARTLGANPWRVFFTITLPLSLPGVIAGTVLSFARSLGEFGATITFVSNIPGETRTIPLAMYTLIETPGAEAAAARLCVIAIILSLVSLLLSEWLARWGKKRMGVPC, from the coding sequence ATGATATTGAGTGAGTATGAGTGGCAGGCCATTATTCTTAGCCTGAAGGTTTCTGGTGTGGCGGTGGCGTGCAGTTTGCCGTTAGGTATTTTAATGGCATGGGTTTTGGTGCGCTGCCGCTTCCCCGGTAAATCATTGTTAGACAGTGTTATTCACTTGCCACTGGTGTTACCACCGGTGGTGATTGGTTATTTACTGCTGATCAGCATGGGGCGGCGCGGTTTTATTGGCGAATGGCTGTATAGCTGGTTTGGTATCAATTTCAGTTTTAGCTGGCGCGGTGCGGCTTTAGCTTCGGCAGTGGTTGCTTTCCCGCTGATGGTTCGGGCTATTCGTTTGGCGTTAGAAGCCGTCGATACTCGCTTGGAGTTGGCTGCCCGTACGTTGGGTGCGAATCCGTGGCGAGTATTTTTCACCATTACTTTACCGCTCTCTTTACCGGGTGTGATTGCCGGTACCGTGCTCTCGTTTGCCCGCTCCTTGGGTGAATTTGGCGCGACGATTACCTTCGTTTCCAATATTCCCGGTGAAACCCGCACCATTCCGCTGGCGATGTATACGCTGATTGAAACGCCCGGTGCTGAAGCAGCCGCGGCACGATTGTGCGTGATTGCCATTATTCTGTCGTTGGTTTCTCTATTGCTCTCCGAGTGGTTAGCCCGTTGGGGTAAAAAGCGCATGGGGGTCCCATGCTAA
- the modA gene encoding molybdate ABC transporter substrate-binding protein, with product MKNQYGKVNKWMASAALLAAFSSTAFAAENITVFAAASLTNALQDISAQYKKEKQVDVVASFASSSTLARQIEQGAPADLFISADQQWMDYAIDKQQIAANTRYTLLGNELVLIAPQDSKIDKVDIDKKTDWKKLLDGGRLAVGDPDHVPAGIYAKESLENLGAWSILAPEMARANNVRSAMALVERAEAPLGIVYGSDAIASKKVKVVGVFPEDSHKPVEYPMAIVKGHENPTVSAFYDYLKSPAAAAIFKNYGFTPR from the coding sequence ATGAAAAATCAATATGGTAAAGTGAATAAATGGATGGCGAGTGCGGCACTACTTGCTGCATTTTCCAGTACGGCGTTTGCAGCAGAGAATATCACTGTCTTTGCGGCGGCCTCGTTGACCAATGCACTGCAAGACATCAGCGCACAGTATAAAAAAGAGAAGCAAGTTGATGTGGTCGCGTCTTTTGCCTCATCGTCCACATTGGCTCGTCAGATTGAGCAGGGCGCGCCAGCCGATCTGTTTATCTCAGCGGATCAGCAATGGATGGATTATGCTATTGATAAACAGCAAATTGCTGCCAATACTCGTTACACCTTGTTAGGCAACGAATTAGTATTGATCGCGCCGCAAGACAGTAAAATTGATAAAGTCGATATCGATAAAAAAACCGACTGGAAAAAATTGTTAGACGGTGGCCGCTTGGCGGTCGGGGATCCTGACCATGTTCCTGCGGGAATTTATGCTAAAGAGTCGCTGGAGAATTTAGGTGCCTGGTCAATTTTAGCCCCAGAGATGGCGCGTGCGAATAACGTGCGTAGCGCAATGGCGCTGGTCGAGCGAGCAGAAGCTCCGCTGGGTATTGTTTATGGTTCTGATGCCATAGCCAGTAAAAAAGTTAAAGTTGTGGGGGTGTTCCCGGAAGATAGCCATAAGCCGGTTGAATACCCAATGGCGATTGTTAAGGGCCATGAAAATCCGACCGTCAGTGCTTTTTACGATTATCTGAAAAGCCCTGCTGCGGCGGCTATTTTCAAAAATTATGGATTTACCCCACGCTAA